CCTTTTTCCTTAAGAGATTTGATTACCAAAGCCCTATCGGCTAAATCCATGGTCCCCTTGAGAACTTTTCCATGGCGGCTTTTTGCTTTGTATATAAATTCAGGCATATAAATTCCTCTTTATATATTTATCATCCTTGAAACGATTTCTCTGTCTATACAATATGTCATCAAGGATTCTTTACTTATAAGGCCTTTTCTATACAATTCAATTAAAGACATATCCATGGATTTCATTCCGTATTTTGCTCCTGTCTGTACGGATGAATCTATCTGATGGGTTTTTCCCTCTCTGATTAAGTTTCTTATAGCCTGCGTAACAACCAATATTTCCAAGGCTGCTACCCTTCCGTTCCCGTCTGCCTTTTCAATTAATTGCTGGGATACTATTCCTTCTAATACTGCAGCTAATTGTACTTTTACCTGCTGTTGCTGGTGAGGCGGAAAGACATCAAGTATCCTGTCAATAGTTTTGGAAGCGCCTATCGTATGAAGCGTGGACAATACCAAGTGCCCTGTTTCAGCAGCCGTTATGGCTATTGAAATAGTCTCTAAGTCCCGCATCTCCCCTACAAGAATTACATCCGGATCTTCACGGAGGGCTGCACGAAGGGCATTGGCATAGGATTTGCTGTCATGCCCTATTTCTCTTTGGTTGACTATGCTTTTACCATGCTTATGCAAAAATTCGATTGGATCCTCCAGCGTCAGTATATGGCAATTTCTTTCGCTGTTAATCTGATTTATCATAGCAGCCAAAGTTGTGGATTTACCGCTCCCTGTTGGCCCGGTTACCAATATAAGGCCTCTGTTTCTTCTTGACAGCTCGGCTAATACGGGGGGATGATCCAAGCCATCCAGAGTGGGAATTTTAAGGCCTACAGCACGTAATGCCATGGCATCCGAGCCTCTCTGCCTGTAAACATTGACTCTGAAACGTCCCACGCCGGCAACGGAATATGAAAGGTCTATCTCACCTAATTCCATATATTTTTCATACTGTTCATCAGTAAAAAGGTCTTTTGTAAATCCCTCTATATCCTTGGGGGTTAACTTTTCATTGCCTACGGGTATAAGTTTTCCGTTAATTCTTAATGCCGGAGGTATACCTACAGTTATGTGCAAATCAGATGCATTCCTGTCCATGGTTTCAATCAAAAGGTCATTAAGTTTCATTGTACATCTCCTTACTCTTTCATAAATGTTGTTCTAACCAATTCATCTATAGTTGTGGTACCCTTTAATACAAGGTCGGTGCAATTTTGCCTCAAGGTTTTCATACCATTTTGTATACTGATCTCCCTCAATTCTTCAGTCTCCGCATCTTTTGATAAAGCTTCTCTGTGAAT
The Oxobacter pfennigii DNA segment above includes these coding regions:
- a CDS encoding type IV pilus twitching motility protein PilT gives rise to the protein MKLNDLLIETMDRNASDLHITVGIPPALRINGKLIPVGNEKLTPKDIEGFTKDLFTDEQYEKYMELGEIDLSYSVAGVGRFRVNVYRQRGSDAMALRAVGLKIPTLDGLDHPPVLAELSRRNRGLILVTGPTGSGKSTTLAAMINQINSERNCHILTLEDPIEFLHKHGKSIVNQREIGHDSKSYANALRAALREDPDVILVGEMRDLETISIAITAAETGHLVLSTLHTIGASKTIDRILDVFPPHQQQQVKVQLAAVLEGIVSQQLIEKADGNGRVAALEILVVTQAIRNLIREGKTHQIDSSVQTGAKYGMKSMDMSLIELYRKGLISKESLMTYCIDREIVSRMINI